In one Melaminivora jejuensis genomic region, the following are encoded:
- a CDS encoding class I SAM-dependent DNA methyltransferase: protein MPLSWNEIKSRALAFSRRWQDASEEKQQSIPFWIDFFEVFGITNRRVASFEHAVKKHGGGQGWVDLLWPGELLVEHKSRGKPLSPAFDQAMDYFPGLPERDLPHTLVLCDFASFRVIDLDSRREITFALQDLHQHVRWFGFIAGYRAQVITPQNPVNIRAAERMGRLHDALKASGYGGHALEVLLVRLLFCLFADDTAIFPAQGFRDLIEERTAADGSDTGARLAQFFQVLNTPEAQRSKNLDEQLAAFPYINGRLFAEMLPLAEFDAPTREALLDACALDWSAISPAIFGSLFQSIMDAGARRNLGAHYTSEENILKLIGPLFLDELRAEFARVKNQRNRLFEFHKKLRSLNFFDPACGCGNFLVISYRELRLLELQVLRAAAQLSGHAGQRSVDVHALIGVNVDQFHGIEIEEFPAQIAQVALWLVDHQMNLRVSEEFGLYFARIPLVTSPGIVHGNALALDWNEVLPAAQCSYVLGNPPFVGAKFLDDTQREDARAVFAGIDGAGLLDFVAAWYVKAARYLRSASDLLSNKELSALAGQGFEADFMRKAALPRAAFVSTNSITQGEQVGVLWGWLLAQGVHIQFAHRTFAWSNEARGKAAVHCVIVGFGLQDRPGKVIYEYADIRGEPQAVPAANINPYLIDGPDVVLARRSRPICDVPQISFGNQPIDGGHLVLTPEEAAELAAEAPELSPYVRLFLGAEEFINGGERYCLWLKDCPPSLFRRSKTVLARLEAVRRFRLDSKRQATRDLAATPSTFAFVSHVEGSFIVVPSVSSERRTFIPIGFSQPNLIVSNLCLAVYEASLFHFGILSSTMHNAWVRAVCGRLKSDYRYSAAIVYNNFPWPLCGLDSQAKTAETQYRQAMAAIEKEAKAVLDARAQFAGSSLADLYDPLTMPPALLRAHQRLDAAVDRAYQLAGGPKSYRNDAERVAFLFTLYQRITSLLPVAASRPARKRGAARTA from the coding sequence ATGCCCCTGTCCTGGAACGAGATCAAATCCCGCGCCCTGGCCTTCTCGCGCCGCTGGCAGGACGCCAGCGAGGAAAAGCAGCAGTCCATCCCGTTCTGGATCGATTTCTTCGAGGTCTTTGGCATCACCAACCGCCGCGTGGCCAGCTTCGAGCACGCCGTCAAGAAGCACGGCGGCGGCCAGGGCTGGGTCGATCTGTTGTGGCCCGGCGAGTTGCTGGTCGAGCACAAGTCGCGCGGCAAGCCGCTTTCGCCGGCCTTCGACCAAGCCATGGACTACTTCCCCGGCCTGCCCGAGCGCGACCTGCCGCACACCCTGGTGCTGTGCGACTTCGCCAGTTTCCGCGTGATCGACCTGGACAGCCGGCGCGAGATCACCTTCGCCCTGCAAGACCTGCACCAGCACGTGCGCTGGTTCGGCTTCATCGCCGGCTACAGGGCGCAGGTCATCACGCCGCAAAACCCCGTCAACATCCGCGCTGCCGAGCGCATGGGCCGGCTGCACGATGCGCTCAAGGCCAGCGGCTACGGCGGCCATGCGCTGGAGGTGCTGCTGGTGCGCCTGCTGTTTTGCCTGTTCGCCGACGACACGGCGATTTTCCCGGCGCAGGGCTTTCGCGACCTGATCGAGGAGCGCACCGCCGCCGACGGCAGCGACACCGGCGCGCGGCTGGCGCAGTTTTTTCAGGTGCTCAACACGCCCGAGGCGCAGCGCAGCAAGAACCTGGACGAGCAACTCGCCGCCTTCCCCTACATCAACGGGCGGCTGTTTGCCGAGATGCTGCCGCTGGCCGAGTTCGACGCGCCCACGCGTGAGGCGCTGCTGGACGCCTGCGCGCTGGACTGGTCGGCCATCAGCCCGGCGATTTTCGGCAGCCTGTTCCAGAGCATCATGGACGCCGGCGCCCGGCGCAACCTGGGCGCGCACTACACCAGCGAGGAAAACATCCTCAAGCTGATCGGCCCGCTGTTCCTCGACGAGCTGCGCGCCGAGTTCGCGCGCGTGAAAAACCAGCGCAACCGGCTGTTCGAGTTCCACAAGAAGCTGCGCTCCCTGAATTTTTTCGATCCAGCGTGCGGCTGCGGCAATTTCCTGGTCATCAGCTACCGCGAACTGCGCCTGCTGGAGCTGCAAGTCCTGCGTGCCGCTGCCCAGCTCTCGGGCCATGCCGGCCAGCGCAGCGTGGATGTCCACGCGCTGATCGGCGTCAACGTCGATCAGTTCCACGGCATCGAGATTGAGGAATTCCCGGCGCAGATCGCCCAGGTCGCGCTGTGGCTGGTCGATCATCAGATGAACCTGCGCGTGAGCGAGGAGTTCGGCCTGTACTTCGCCCGCATCCCGCTGGTCACCAGCCCCGGCATCGTGCATGGCAACGCCCTCGCGCTGGACTGGAACGAGGTGCTGCCGGCGGCGCAGTGCAGCTATGTGCTGGGCAACCCGCCATTCGTCGGCGCCAAGTTTCTGGACGACACGCAGCGCGAGGACGCGCGCGCCGTGTTTGCCGGCATCGACGGCGCGGGCCTGCTGGACTTTGTTGCCGCCTGGTATGTGAAAGCCGCCCGCTACCTGCGCAGCGCTTCGGATTTACTATCGAATAAGGAGCTGTCAGCGCTTGCTGGACAAGGGTTTGAGGCTGATTTCATGCGCAAAGCCGCACTGCCGCGCGCGGCCTTCGTCTCCACCAACAGCATTACCCAGGGCGAGCAGGTCGGCGTGCTGTGGGGCTGGCTGCTGGCGCAGGGCGTGCATATCCAGTTCGCGCACCGCACCTTTGCCTGGAGCAACGAGGCGCGCGGCAAGGCGGCGGTGCATTGCGTGATCGTCGGCTTCGGGCTGCAGGATCGCCCGGGCAAGGTCATCTACGAGTACGCCGACATCCGGGGCGAGCCGCAGGCCGTGCCGGCGGCCAACATCAATCCGTATCTGATCGACGGGCCGGACGTGGTGCTGGCGCGGCGCAGCAGGCCGATCTGCGATGTGCCGCAGATCAGTTTCGGCAATCAGCCCATTGACGGTGGCCATCTCGTTTTGACACCTGAAGAGGCGGCCGAGCTTGCGGCTGAAGCACCAGAACTTTCGCCCTACGTGCGTCTGTTTCTTGGAGCGGAGGAATTCATCAATGGAGGCGAGCGTTACTGCCTCTGGCTGAAAGATTGCCCTCCGTCTCTCTTTCGCAGGAGCAAAACAGTGTTGGCACGGCTGGAGGCAGTGCGTCGCTTTCGCTTGGATAGCAAACGGCAAGCCACCCGCGACCTTGCTGCGACGCCTTCCACCTTCGCCTTCGTTTCGCACGTCGAAGGCTCCTTCATCGTCGTGCCCAGCGTGTCGTCCGAGCGGCGCACATTCATCCCCATCGGCTTCAGCCAGCCCAACCTGATCGTCAGCAACCTTTGCTTGGCGGTATACGAAGCGTCCTTGTTCCACTTCGGCATCCTCTCCAGCACCATGCACAACGCCTGGGTGCGCGCCGTCTGCGGTCGCCTGAAAAGCGACTACCGCTACTCCGCCGCCATCGTCTACAACAACTTCCCCTGGCCCTTGTGCGGCCTGGATTCACAGGCAAAAACGGCTGAAACCCAATACAGACAAGCGATGGCAGCTATAGAAAAAGAAGCGAAGGCGGTGCTTGATGCCCGCGCCCAGTTCGCCGGCAGCAGCCTGGCCGACCTGTACGACCCGCTGACCATGCCGCCCGCGCTGCTGCGCGCGCACCAGCGGCTGGACGCCGCAGTCGATCGCGCCTACCAGCTCGCCGGCGGCCCCAAAAGCTACAGGAACGACGCCGAGCGCGTGGCCTTTCTGTTCACGCTGTACCAGCGCATCACCAGCTTGCTGCCCGTGGCCGCCAGCCGCCCGGCGCGCAAGCGGGGGGCGGCCAGGACAGCGTGA
- a CDS encoding serine/threonine protein kinase has translation MKLLAPGTEIDGFTVHECIHSGGMAHIYRVGYAHAARDPGFPMAMKIPRMTVRDGAENIVSFEVELAILPTLSGSHVPRFVAAGDLLRLPYLVMEYVPGHTLQHWLDAHPASDRAARSPQAIARIGAALAMAAHSLHEQNVCHLDLKPANVLLRPDGSVVLLDFGLSCHAHYPDLLAEELRKAVGSPAWIAPEQVVGVRGDLRSDIFAIGVMLYEMATGELPFGAPATAGGLRQRLWMTPQPPRAHRSDLPEWLQEVILRCLEPVAAARHPSAAHLAFDLANPGQVAITERGQRTRGPGLRRHFKRWLRAAGMHYEPSALPHDQIERSPIVMVAVPHDDVSDATLYSLREAVARSLGIRPGARLACVTVISGAAASNSDTERSETALRRLHLARLKTWAQPLPLAQHSVSYHVLEAGDVAQALLRYAEGNRVGLMILGAATHGLQMQRFIDTVPMRVARDAPCTVILVKQQLPFDVLGSGAHGDNAGHESAPASDR, from the coding sequence ATGAAACTGCTCGCCCCCGGCACCGAAATCGACGGCTTCACCGTGCATGAGTGCATCCACTCGGGCGGCATGGCGCACATTTACCGCGTGGGCTATGCCCATGCGGCGCGCGATCCGGGCTTTCCCATGGCCATGAAGATCCCGCGCATGACGGTGCGCGACGGCGCCGAGAACATCGTCAGCTTCGAGGTCGAGCTGGCCATCCTGCCGACCCTGAGCGGCTCGCACGTGCCGCGCTTCGTGGCTGCGGGCGACTTGCTGCGCCTGCCCTATCTGGTCATGGAGTACGTTCCCGGCCACACGCTGCAGCACTGGCTGGACGCGCACCCAGCTAGTGACCGCGCGGCGCGCAGCCCGCAGGCGATCGCCCGCATCGGCGCGGCGCTGGCCATGGCCGCGCACAGCCTGCATGAGCAAAACGTCTGCCACCTGGACTTGAAGCCGGCCAACGTCCTGCTGCGCCCCGATGGCAGCGTGGTGCTGCTGGACTTTGGCCTGTCGTGCCACGCGCACTACCCCGATCTGCTGGCCGAGGAGCTACGCAAGGCCGTCGGCTCGCCGGCCTGGATCGCGCCCGAGCAGGTGGTGGGCGTGCGCGGCGATCTGAGGAGCGACATCTTCGCCATCGGCGTGATGCTCTACGAGATGGCCACGGGCGAGTTGCCCTTTGGCGCGCCGGCCACGGCGGGCGGCCTGCGCCAGCGCCTGTGGATGACGCCGCAGCCGCCGCGCGCGCACCGCTCCGATCTGCCCGAGTGGTTGCAGGAGGTCATCCTGCGCTGCCTGGAGCCGGTGGCGGCGGCGCGCCATCCGTCGGCGGCGCACCTGGCATTCGATCTGGCCAACCCCGGGCAGGTCGCCATCACCGAGCGCGGCCAGCGCACGCGCGGGCCGGGCCTGCGCCGGCATTTCAAGCGCTGGCTGCGCGCGGCGGGGATGCACTATGAACCCAGCGCGCTGCCGCACGACCAGATCGAGCGCTCGCCCATCGTCATGGTGGCGGTGCCGCACGACGATGTGAGCGACGCCACGCTGTACTCGCTGCGCGAGGCGGTGGCGCGCTCGCTGGGCATCCGCCCGGGGGCGCGGCTGGCCTGCGTCACGGTGATCTCGGGCGCGGCGGCGAGCAACTCGGATACCGAGCGCAGCGAAACCGCGCTGCGCCGCCTGCACCTGGCGCGCCTGAAGACATGGGCGCAGCCGCTGCCGCTGGCGCAGCACAGCGTGAGCTACCACGTGCTGGAGGCGGGCGACGTGGCGCAGGCGCTGTTGCGCTATGCCGAGGGCAACCGGGTGGGCCTCATGATCCTGGGCGCGGCCACGCACGGGCTGCAGATGCAGCGCTTCATCGACACCGTGCCGATGCGCGTGGCGCGCGATGCGCCGTGTACGGTGATTCTGGTCAAGCAGCAGCTGCCGTTCGATGTGCTGGGCAGCGGTGCGCATGGTGACAATGCCGGGCATGAATCTGCCCCCGCTTCCGACCGGTGA